One Hordeum vulgare subsp. vulgare chromosome 4H, MorexV3_pseudomolecules_assembly, whole genome shotgun sequence DNA window includes the following coding sequences:
- the LOC123448451 gene encoding ABC transporter F family member 5-like produces the protein MATMDVISAKLLRSSLHPHAPFLSCPSLPSRRHRRPSSIYCRLSTSSLSSSSAATTSEGDANEHLSALLSDESTTATSGAGSRKKRSNSGASSIPSGVRLENISKSYKGVTVLKDVSWEVQRGEKVGLVGVNGAGKTTQLRIIAGLEEPDGGNVVKAKENMKIAFLSQEFEVCASRTVREEFLSAFQEEMGVKTRLDQVQAALERATEDMDLMGRLLDELDLLQRQSQDVDLGMVGVKIQKLMPELGFVPEDADRLVASFSGGWKMRMSLGKILLQDPDLLLLDEPTNHVDLDTIEWLESYLKTQDVPMVIISHDRAFLDQCCTKIVETEFGVSKTYKGNYSEYVLAKAIWVETQRAAWEKQQKEIEHTRELIGRLGAGASSGRASSEQKKLEKLEKEGLIEKPFQRKQLKISFPERGRSGRTVLAINNLKFGFGDKILFNNANLIVERGEKIAIIGPNGCGKSTLLKLALGTEKPQEGEVILGEHNVLPNYFEQNQAEALDLEKTVLDTVAEAAEDWKIDDIKGLLGRCNFRDDMLNRKVRFLSGGEKARLSFCKFMVTPSTLLILDEPTNHLDIPSKEMLEEAISEYTGTVITVSHDRYFVKQIVNRVIEVKDQTIQDYQGDYNYYLQRNLEARERELARAAELEEKAPKVKAKSKMSKAEKLARKKQKVQAFQQSKQKSKSMKNSKRWN, from the exons ATGGCCACCATGGACGTCATCTCCGCCAAGCTCCTTCGCTCCTCCCTCCACCCCCACGCCCCCTTTCTTTCCTGCCCATCCCTCCCGTCCcgacgccaccgccgcccctcctcAATCTACTGCCGCCTCAGCACCTCCTCCCTctcatcctcctccgccgccaccacATCCGAGGGCGACGCAAACGAGCACCTTTCCGCCCTCCTCTCCGATGAATCCACCACCGCCACGTCCGGCGCCGGGTCCAGGAAGAAGCGGTCCAACAGTGGCGCGTCGAGCATCCCGTCCGGGGTGCGGCTGGAGAACATCTCCAAGTCGTACAAGGGAGTGACAGTTCTAAAGGATGTATCCTGGGAAGTGCAGCGTGGGGAGAAGGTGGGGCTCGTTGGCGTCAACGGCGCGGGCAAGACCACGCAACTCCGCATCATCGCCGGTCTCGAAGAGCCCGACGGCGGCAACGTCGTTAAGGCCAAGGAGAACATGAAGATCGCCTTCCTCAGCCAGGAGTTCGAAGTCTGCGCCTCCCGGACCGTCAGGGAGGAGTTTCTCAGTGCCTTCCAGGAGGAGATGGGCGTCAAGACCCGCCTCGACCAGGTGCAGGCGGCGCTTGAGCGCGCAACCGAGGACATGGACCTCATGGGGAGGCTCCTCGACGAGCTCGACCTGCTGCAGCGGCAGTCGCAGGACGTCGACCTGGGCATGGTGGGTGTCAAGATTCAGAAGCTCATGCCCGAGCTCGGGTTTGTGCCGGAGGACGCTGACCGCCTTGTCGCATCCTTCAGCGGAGGCTGGAAGATGAGGATGTCGCTTGGCAAGATACTTCTTCAG gATCCTGATTTACTCCTACTTGACGAGCCCACAAATCATGTCGATTTGGACACCATTGAATGGCTCGAGAGCTACCTTAAGACCCAGGATGTACCAATGGTCATCATATCTCATGACAGGGCTTTCCTTGACCAGTGTTGTACGAAGATAGTGGAGACTGAATTTGGCGTGTCGAAAACGTACAAGGGTAACTATTCTGAATATGTTCTAGCAAAGGCGATATGGGTGGAAACTCAACGTGCTGCATGGGAGAAGCAGCAGAAGGAGATTGAGCATACAAGGGAACTGATAGGTCGGCTTGGGGCTGGAGCTAGCTCGGGGCGTGCTTCAAGTGAGCAAAAG AAATTGGAAAAGCTTGAGAAAGAAGGGTTGATTGAGAAACCTTTCCAAAGAAAGCAGTTAAAGATCAGCTTTCCTGAACGTGGGAGAAGCGGTAGAACTGTGTTAGCAATAAATAATCTCAAGTTTGGTTTTGGGGATAAG ATATTGTTCAACAATGCTAATCTAATAGTCGAGAGAGGCGAAAAGATAGCAATTATTGGCCCCAATGGATGTGGTAAGAGCACATTACTGAAGCTTGCTTTGGGAACAGAGAAGCCACAAGAAGGTGAAGTCATTCTTGGGGAGCATAATGTCCTGCCTAACTATTTCGAGCAGAATCAG GCAGAAGCTCTTGATTTAGAGAAGACTGTACTGGACACTGTAGCTGAAGCTGCAGAGGATTGGAAAATTGATGATATCAAAGGTCTCCTTGGTCGTTGTAACTTTCGGGATGACATGCTGAATAGAAAGGTTCGGTTTCTAAGTGGTGGAGAGAAG GCGAGGCTTTCCTTTTGCAAGTTCATGGTGACTCCATCGACTTTACTAATCTTGGATGAACCAACAAATCACCTCGATATCCCATCAAAGGAAATGCTTGAG GAGGCAATATCAGAATACACGGGCACTGTAATAACAGTTTCTCATGATCGGTATTTTGTAAAGCAAATAGTTAACAGAGTCATTGAAGTGAAAGATCAAACTATCCAGGACTATCAAGGAGATTACAAT